The following are encoded together in the Streptomyces sp. NBC_00358 genome:
- a CDS encoding SAV_2336 N-terminal domain-related protein, with the protein MSSEDPGTPAHRAPDTPGSPDPETPEDPAPGTPARPGPDTPARPGPDTPTGPGADPAADPGPALLAELLGRAGGGEPPTSVELAELLWLAGHIEGPAVAPPAAPRPGGRPAGPRTPPAAPVEPARTGVPPEPPFGDPPSGPARPDDGRVPLRLPGSDSGPPDRDANGAGRDAADDSPANTPHTTLLAPAPPMLPHPLALQRTLRPLKRRVPAPVGHILDEEATADRIARLGAVAQWWLPVLRPATERWLTLHLVHDTGPTMPVWRPLVRELHSALAQSGVFRTVELHRLTAGGTVRRPGSQESYADGRTVTLLVSDCMGAQWRDGPAGTRWYRTLRRWAARMPVAVLQPLPERLWRTTALPATTARLTAPWPAAPNSAYTVDSYASDDLPGPGRVLALPVLEPSARWLANWSSLVAGGGRLPGSVAMLDTAPVPAPLDEHGRGDVERLSPEELVLRFRSLASPEAFRLAGHLAVGRPELPVMRLVHAAIERSPRPQHLAEVILSGLLSTGPSGQPGSYVFRPGVRELLLHTLPRSARSRTGELLGRVGALIDARAGVAAGEFPVVAPGPGDATADGEAFASVREESVRRLGGGTPDGRLVLGRYRITRRLGRRKRLWVAVDTRLDRDVVLHEYDVEPRWRQRFTDEVGALAAIEQENVIKVYDFGFDGDTPYLVTELLGGASLAELTAEGGFRLPFTTFALLARQVALALRAVHAQGLTHGWLSPIGLVLTPDGTFRVSDFALGRLGDRDESKDLASFGRLLADLAGGTAPDELVAVPEAFRPLVADAIGGLRSASPAAQHRGLDLLLAPSFDVLLEAAARDRYQYRLLGPVGITRGGRTLPPLHPEEQSLLGMLLLHQGRTVTYDILIDGLWRGNPPDQPRRRLATRASGLRKALGPGVLATTATGYALHAPPGTIDVHRCQQLAADSRSRREAGDTAAARTLVQEAIGLWHGTPLADVPGPAADGARARLRALRLSLCATRAELDLEIGDFGRAATDLGELLRSHPRREDFRRLHLLALRGQGRISEAIESYQAYEDLQAPSPPDPMLLELFRELRAAPERGSPVIAVEYTADSVDDPHTHSVLGRTLAWLLSLSDLAPTAYELLSRDNGYVVITEPEVSVVTVLNSILRELPGALLELAEPPKIRVTFWHTALFAGAGTPTVPPDLRPDPDRPEADILVVLSPVLHEELMGSGATPAPERFRPLRRPAPADGSVTAWYCALDLPERLPDPEPVQRDLVRGPFTIRDLTRLRGVEQGRTAVVHTDPDASLTLLDLDRPQGKRPPRSLITYYEVDLTTHGAAHELHLPSSGRGSFAASVELSWHVDDPVAFVRGETHDVSGRLLDHLVKEAGRITRRHPLRRAGAAQRAVHEGLRRWPVPGLSVACSVRLSEGTPAPGTPAPDPDPTGGSVNRDTRDPAPPQDPRRSAARDGAARERSVDRPLRGAECVLLGFDGTLTELFHGVPQRRVAHELGALLMTLRGREEASTRHLLLPDGASSTPPEQYVDPFDLLRDFAHHRLGADLRRELDRIEARLVRTARPIPYADDLIRTLAADGRGPAVVTDTSARAAVSYLQERGLADRVTGGVHGRSDDLGLLMPHPDSLERALDELGVAAPQAVFLGSTPTELESARRIGLPFVGHAPDPSSRRRLADFGCPDTVASLEEVLAAVGGA; encoded by the coding sequence ATGAGTTCTGAGGACCCGGGCACCCCCGCGCACCGGGCCCCGGACACTCCCGGGAGCCCGGACCCGGAAACTCCCGAAGACCCGGCCCCGGGCACTCCCGCACGTCCGGGACCGGACACCCCCGCACGTCCGGGACCGGACACCCCGACGGGCCCGGGAGCGGACCCCGCCGCGGACCCGGGGCCCGCCCTGCTCGCCGAGCTGCTGGGGCGGGCCGGCGGCGGGGAACCGCCCACCTCCGTGGAGCTGGCCGAACTGCTGTGGCTCGCGGGGCACATCGAGGGGCCGGCCGTCGCGCCGCCCGCGGCGCCCAGGCCCGGCGGGCGGCCAGCCGGACCGCGTACACCCCCGGCGGCACCCGTGGAACCCGCGCGGACGGGCGTGCCGCCGGAGCCGCCCTTCGGGGACCCGCCCTCCGGTCCGGCCCGTCCCGACGACGGCCGCGTCCCCCTGCGCCTGCCCGGCTCCGACTCCGGCCCCCCGGACCGGGACGCGAACGGCGCCGGCCGGGACGCGGCGGACGACAGCCCGGCGAACACCCCGCACACCACGCTCCTCGCCCCCGCTCCCCCGATGCTGCCCCACCCGCTCGCTCTGCAACGCACCCTGCGTCCGCTCAAGCGCCGGGTGCCAGCGCCCGTCGGCCACATCCTGGACGAGGAGGCGACCGCCGACCGGATCGCGCGTCTCGGCGCGGTGGCCCAGTGGTGGCTGCCGGTGCTGCGCCCGGCCACCGAGCGCTGGCTGACCCTGCATCTCGTGCACGACACCGGGCCCACCATGCCCGTATGGCGTCCGCTCGTCCGCGAACTGCACTCCGCGCTGGCCCAGTCGGGCGTCTTCCGCACGGTGGAACTGCACCGGCTGACCGCCGGGGGAACCGTCCGAAGGCCCGGCTCGCAGGAGTCGTACGCGGACGGCCGTACGGTCACCCTGCTGGTCAGCGACTGCATGGGCGCGCAGTGGCGGGACGGTCCGGCGGGCACCCGCTGGTACCGCACGCTGCGCCGCTGGGCGGCCCGGATGCCGGTGGCCGTGCTCCAGCCGCTGCCCGAGCGGCTGTGGCGCACCACGGCCCTGCCCGCGACGACCGCACGTCTCACGGCTCCCTGGCCGGCCGCCCCCAACTCCGCGTACACCGTGGACTCCTACGCCTCGGACGACCTGCCCGGCCCCGGCCGGGTGCTCGCGCTGCCCGTCCTGGAGCCCTCCGCCCGCTGGCTGGCGAACTGGTCGTCGCTGGTGGCGGGCGGCGGACGCCTTCCGGGCTCGGTGGCGATGCTGGACACGGCCCCGGTGCCCGCCCCGCTCGACGAGCACGGCCGCGGCGACGTCGAACGGCTCTCCCCGGAGGAGCTCGTGCTGCGCTTCCGCTCCCTCGCCTCCCCCGAGGCGTTCCGGCTCGCCGGCCATCTCGCCGTAGGGCGGCCGGAGTTGCCGGTCATGCGGCTGGTGCACGCGGCGATCGAGCGGAGCCCCCGGCCGCAGCATCTCGCCGAGGTGATCCTCAGCGGCCTCCTCAGCACGGGCCCTTCGGGTCAGCCCGGCTCGTACGTCTTCCGGCCCGGCGTGCGCGAACTCCTGCTGCACACGCTGCCGCGCTCCGCGCGCAGCCGCACCGGTGAACTACTGGGCCGTGTCGGCGCGTTGATCGACGCACGGGCCGGAGTGGCCGCCGGGGAGTTCCCCGTGGTCGCCCCCGGACCCGGTGACGCGACCGCCGACGGCGAGGCGTTCGCCTCGGTGCGCGAGGAGAGCGTGCGACGGCTGGGGGGCGGGACGCCGGACGGTCGGCTCGTTCTGGGCAGGTACCGGATCACACGTCGGCTCGGCCGGCGCAAGCGGCTGTGGGTGGCGGTGGACACCAGGCTGGACCGGGACGTGGTGCTGCACGAGTACGACGTGGAACCGAGGTGGCGCCAACGGTTCACGGACGAAGTGGGCGCGCTCGCCGCCATCGAGCAGGAAAACGTCATCAAGGTCTACGACTTCGGGTTCGACGGAGACACGCCGTACCTGGTGACGGAGCTCCTCGGCGGGGCGTCGCTGGCCGAGCTCACCGCCGAAGGCGGCTTCCGCCTGCCGTTCACCACGTTCGCCCTGCTGGCACGCCAGGTCGCGCTGGCCCTGCGCGCCGTACACGCCCAGGGCCTGACCCACGGATGGCTCAGTCCCATCGGCTTGGTGCTGACACCGGACGGCACGTTCAGGGTGAGCGATTTCGCCCTGGGGCGGCTGGGCGACCGGGACGAGTCGAAGGACCTCGCGTCCTTCGGGCGTCTCCTGGCGGACCTGGCGGGCGGCACGGCCCCCGACGAACTCGTCGCGGTCCCCGAGGCGTTCCGCCCCCTGGTCGCCGACGCGATCGGCGGGCTCCGTTCCGCGTCCCCCGCCGCTCAGCACCGCGGACTGGATCTCCTGTTGGCGCCCTCCTTCGACGTCCTGCTGGAGGCCGCGGCGCGCGACCGGTACCAGTACCGGCTGCTCGGCCCGGTGGGGATCACGCGTGGCGGCCGGACCCTGCCCCCGCTCCATCCGGAGGAGCAGTCCCTGCTCGGCATGCTGCTGCTGCACCAAGGCAGGACCGTCACCTACGACATCCTGATCGACGGACTGTGGCGCGGGAACCCGCCGGATCAGCCACGGCGGCGCCTCGCCACCCGGGCGTCCGGACTGCGCAAGGCGCTGGGTCCGGGAGTCCTGGCGACCACCGCCACCGGTTACGCGCTGCACGCGCCGCCCGGCACGATCGACGTGCACCGCTGTCAACAGCTCGCGGCCGATTCGAGGTCGCGCCGGGAGGCGGGAGACACGGCCGCGGCCCGCACCCTGGTCCAGGAGGCCATCGGGCTCTGGCACGGCACCCCGCTCGCCGACGTCCCCGGACCCGCCGCCGACGGGGCCCGCGCCCGGCTCCGCGCCCTGCGCCTCAGCCTGTGCGCCACCCGCGCCGAACTCGACCTGGAGATCGGTGACTTCGGGCGGGCCGCCACCGACCTCGGCGAACTCCTGCGGTCCCACCCCAGGCGCGAGGACTTCCGGCGGCTGCACCTCCTCGCCCTCAGGGGCCAGGGCCGCATCTCCGAAGCCATCGAGTCGTACCAGGCGTACGAGGACCTCCAGGCACCCAGCCCGCCGGACCCCATGCTGCTGGAGCTCTTCCGTGAGCTGCGGGCCGCGCCGGAACGCGGCAGCCCCGTCATCGCCGTCGAGTACACCGCGGACTCGGTCGACGATCCGCACACCCACAGTGTGCTCGGCCGAACGCTGGCCTGGCTGCTCTCCCTGAGCGACCTGGCGCCGACCGCGTACGAACTCCTCAGCCGCGACAACGGCTATGTCGTGATCACCGAGCCCGAGGTCTCCGTAGTGACCGTCCTGAACTCGATTCTGCGTGAACTGCCGGGCGCGCTGCTGGAGTTGGCCGAGCCGCCGAAGATACGTGTGACCTTCTGGCACACGGCGCTGTTCGCCGGCGCGGGCACCCCGACCGTGCCGCCGGACCTGCGGCCCGATCCGGACCGTCCCGAGGCGGACATCCTGGTCGTGCTCTCGCCCGTTCTGCACGAGGAGCTGATGGGCAGCGGTGCCACGCCTGCCCCCGAGCGCTTCCGCCCGCTGCGCCGACCGGCGCCGGCGGACGGCTCCGTCACCGCCTGGTACTGCGCGCTGGACCTCCCCGAGCGTCTCCCCGATCCCGAACCGGTCCAACGCGACCTGGTCCGGGGCCCGTTCACCATCCGCGACCTCACCCGGCTCCGGGGCGTGGAGCAGGGCCGCACCGCCGTCGTGCACACGGACCCCGACGCCTCACTGACCCTGCTCGACCTCGACCGGCCGCAGGGCAAGCGCCCGCCGCGCTCCCTCATCACGTACTACGAGGTCGACCTCACCACCCATGGCGCCGCGCACGAACTGCATCTGCCGAGTTCCGGGCGCGGTTCGTTCGCCGCCTCGGTGGAACTGTCCTGGCACGTGGACGACCCGGTGGCGTTCGTACGAGGCGAGACCCACGACGTGTCGGGACGCCTGCTCGACCATCTCGTCAAGGAGGCGGGGCGCATCACGCGCCGTCACCCGCTGCGCCGCGCGGGCGCGGCGCAGCGCGCGGTGCACGAAGGGCTGCGCCGCTGGCCGGTACCGGGCCTGTCGGTGGCCTGCTCGGTACGCCTGAGTGAGGGCACGCCGGCTCCCGGGACACCGGCCCCGGACCCGGACCCGACGGGCGGCTCCGTGAACCGGGATACCCGGGACCCGGCGCCGCCGCAGGACCCGCGGCGGTCCGCGGCACGGGACGGGGCGGCACGGGAGCGGTCCGTGGACCGTCCGCTGCGTGGGGCGGAGTGCGTCCTCCTCGGTTTCGACGGCACGCTGACCGAGCTGTTCCACGGCGTGCCGCAACGGCGGGTGGCCCATGAACTCGGCGCCCTGCTAATGACTCTGCGCGGTCGCGAGGAGGCCTCGACCCGTCATCTGCTCCTGCCGGACGGCGCATCGTCCACCCCGCCGGAGCAGTACGTCGATCCGTTCGATCTGCTGCGCGACTTCGCCCACCACCGGCTCGGCGCGGACCTGCGCCGCGAGCTCGACCGGATCGAGGCCCGGCTCGTCCGGACGGCACGGCCGATCCCGTACGCGGACGACCTGATCCGTACCCTCGCCGCCGACGGCCGGGGCCCCGCCGTCGTCACCGACACCTCGGCCCGCGCCGCCGTGTCCTATCTGCAGGAACGGGGGCTGGCCGACCGGGTGACCGGCGGCGTCCACGGCCGCTCGGACGACCTCGGGCTGCTGATGCCGCACCCCGACAGTCTGGAGCGCGCCCTGGACGAGCTGGGCGTCGCCGCTCCGCAGGCCGTGTTCCTCGGGTCGACCCCCACCGAGCTGGAGTCGGCCCGCCGCATCGGACTCCCCTTCGTCGGCCACGCCCCCGACCCGTCGAGCCGCCGGCGTCTCGCCGACTTCGGCTGTCCGGACACCGTGGCCTCCCTGGAGGAGGTGCTCGCCGCCGTCGGCGGCGCCTGA
- a CDS encoding AAA family ATPase, which produces MSLWPVYTGGSEPHDGIAKLPAPPPWRDFDGGPELDTPAEDGDTSAASPDRRHRARTYRATDRAVQLVNAALYLRRPLLVTGPPGSGKSSLAYAVARELRLGPVLRWNITSRTTLHDGLYQYDPLSRLYAAGRAAAHEIPAGGELQDHLRLGPLGTSLLPYRRPRALLIDEIDKSDLDLPNDLLNILEEGEYEIPELVRAARHTPAADVMVAGTDERVTVSRGRVRCRAFPFVVLTSNGEREFPPAFLRRCVRLELHQPRDAHLESIVRAHLGEPDDYARELIARFLSRGTGGELATDQLLNAVYLTGTAGIDAASRDDLAEQLMPYLSSTRDDDEF; this is translated from the coding sequence ATGTCCCTGTGGCCCGTCTACACGGGTGGGAGCGAGCCCCACGACGGTATCGCGAAGCTGCCCGCGCCGCCGCCGTGGCGAGACTTCGACGGCGGTCCCGAGCTGGACACTCCCGCCGAGGACGGCGACACCTCGGCCGCCTCCCCCGACCGCAGGCACCGTGCCCGTACCTACCGGGCGACCGACCGGGCCGTCCAGCTCGTGAACGCGGCGCTGTATCTGCGCCGCCCCCTGCTGGTGACCGGGCCGCCCGGCAGCGGCAAGTCCTCCCTCGCGTACGCGGTGGCACGGGAGTTGCGGCTCGGACCGGTGCTGCGCTGGAACATCACCAGCCGCACCACACTGCACGACGGCCTCTACCAGTACGATCCGCTCTCCCGGCTGTACGCCGCCGGCCGCGCCGCCGCGCACGAGATCCCGGCGGGCGGCGAGCTCCAGGACCATCTGCGCCTCGGCCCGCTCGGCACGTCCCTGCTCCCCTACCGGCGCCCTCGGGCCCTGCTCATCGACGAGATCGACAAGAGCGACCTCGACCTGCCGAACGACCTGCTGAACATCCTGGAGGAGGGCGAGTACGAGATCCCGGAGCTGGTCCGGGCGGCCCGTCACACCCCGGCCGCCGACGTGATGGTGGCCGGCACGGACGAGCGGGTCACCGTCTCCCGAGGCCGGGTCCGCTGCCGGGCCTTCCCCTTCGTCGTCCTGACCAGCAACGGCGAGCGCGAGTTCCCGCCCGCCTTCCTTCGCCGGTGCGTCCGGCTCGAACTCCACCAGCCGCGCGACGCCCACCTCGAAAGCATCGTCCGCGCCCACCTCGGCGAGCCCGACGACTACGCCCGTGAGCTGATCGCCCGCTTCCTCTCCCGCGGCACCGGCGGCGAACTCGCCACGGACCAGCTCCTGAACGCCGTCTACCTCACCGGCACGGCGGGGATCGACGCGGCCTCGCGCGACGACCTCGCGGAGCAGCTGATGCCCTACCTCAGCAGCACGCGGGACGACGATGAGTTCTGA
- a CDS encoding VMAP-C domain-containing protein produces the protein MSSASWQARITCGRETGAGFLVTERHVLTCAHVVARSGSAEVRVFFAREEHALPAKVVAHGGWDGHDNASGDVAVLELDRSVPLEPARFAAPSDAYGDARRRLVAYGFPKGYEEGTLAEYRATADQLIAGEWVQLEAWAGYGQPLAPGFSGAAVTLADSGRVVGMVSSAARDPGIRNGRMLPAHIMARYWPRLGELIPTPEYGRAEKERLRELVLARAPEFDGRPECSPERLYSDAVGPFGPPLPRERFRSLWDAAWYLLSEVPDTGAVARFAARLADFTEDAQTRGALRSWPSRAYDRRPRPPVDPAGPPAAGSPPWSPILVEIAPSGAGDHQFLVEVSAYNGRHRRVVGSRVLPADRVRAYALERIDEAYRELEPGARELIAFVLPRRWLNTDVAHWQRSTDDDSPLGAFAPLVVMDLERRRSGGLQHKLLQKWQRLDGQPTARLHRIGCGSLGQDPVRLTIGLRRGAEMVGFASPPRAEATRRLFRAGLNAAVPVMLWPRGGCRDEHRGEAREDCAGEAFLDRLAAHLADLPPSELPTHIHELRETAYADDGPEPHWAYDLALLWEDPRCLPDPVGYLHSPVG, from the coding sequence ATGAGCAGCGCCTCCTGGCAGGCCAGGATCACCTGTGGGCGGGAGACCGGGGCGGGCTTCCTCGTCACCGAGCGGCACGTGCTGACCTGCGCGCACGTGGTGGCGCGCAGCGGGAGCGCGGAGGTGCGCGTCTTCTTCGCCCGCGAGGAGCACGCCCTGCCCGCGAAGGTCGTGGCGCACGGCGGCTGGGACGGCCACGACAACGCCTCCGGTGATGTCGCCGTCCTCGAACTCGACCGTTCCGTCCCGCTGGAGCCCGCGCGGTTCGCGGCGCCCTCGGACGCCTACGGCGATGCCCGGCGCAGACTGGTGGCGTACGGCTTCCCCAAGGGCTACGAGGAGGGGACCCTCGCCGAATACCGGGCCACCGCCGATCAGTTGATTGCGGGCGAGTGGGTCCAGTTGGAGGCGTGGGCGGGGTACGGGCAGCCGCTCGCACCCGGCTTCAGCGGCGCGGCGGTGACCCTCGCGGACTCCGGGCGGGTGGTGGGCATGGTGTCCTCCGCCGCGCGTGACCCCGGGATCCGCAACGGACGGATGCTGCCCGCGCACATCATGGCCCGCTACTGGCCGCGGCTCGGCGAGCTGATACCGACACCGGAGTACGGGCGGGCGGAGAAGGAGCGGCTGCGGGAGCTGGTGCTGGCGCGCGCTCCGGAGTTCGACGGACGGCCCGAGTGCAGCCCGGAGCGGCTGTACAGCGATGCCGTGGGCCCGTTCGGACCGCCGCTGCCGCGCGAGCGGTTCCGGTCGCTGTGGGACGCGGCCTGGTATCTGCTCTCCGAGGTGCCGGACACCGGCGCCGTCGCCCGGTTCGCCGCGCGGCTCGCCGACTTCACCGAGGACGCGCAGACCCGGGGCGCGCTGCGGTCCTGGCCGTCCCGGGCGTACGACCGGCGCCCCCGGCCACCCGTGGACCCCGCGGGGCCACCCGCCGCGGGGTCCCCGCCCTGGTCGCCGATCCTCGTGGAGATCGCGCCCAGCGGTGCCGGCGACCACCAGTTCCTCGTCGAGGTCTCCGCGTACAACGGCCGGCACCGCCGCGTCGTCGGCTCACGCGTCCTGCCCGCCGACCGGGTGCGCGCCTACGCGCTGGAGCGCATCGACGAGGCCTATCGCGAACTGGAGCCGGGAGCGCGCGAGTTGATCGCCTTCGTGCTGCCACGCCGCTGGCTCAACACCGATGTGGCGCACTGGCAGCGCAGCACCGACGACGACAGTCCGCTCGGCGCCTTCGCACCCCTTGTGGTGATGGACCTGGAACGGCGGCGCAGCGGCGGTCTCCAGCACAAGCTGCTGCAGAAGTGGCAGCGGCTCGACGGGCAGCCCACGGCGCGGCTGCACCGCATCGGCTGCGGGTCCCTCGGGCAGGATCCGGTCCGGCTGACCATCGGGCTGCGGCGCGGAGCCGAGATGGTGGGCTTCGCCTCCCCGCCGCGCGCCGAGGCCACCCGCCGACTGTTCCGGGCGGGCCTGAACGCGGCCGTCCCGGTGATGCTCTGGCCGCGCGGCGGCTGCCGCGATGAGCACCGGGGCGAGGCGCGCGAGGACTGCGCGGGGGAGGCGTTCCTGGACCGGCTGGCCGCCCATCTGGCGGATCTGCCGCCCTCCGAACTCCCCACGCACATTCATGAGTTGCGCGAGACGGCGTACGCGGACGACGGTCCCGAGCCGCACTGGGCGTACGACCTGGCGCTGCTCTGGGAAGACCCCAGATGCCTGCCCGACCCGGTCGGCTATCTGCACTCACCGGTCGGCTGA
- a CDS encoding CU044_2847 family protein produces the protein MDGLVEFETEDGALVVVEAVDERSGSRLVSRDDGTVRATRTFEGALEGVRAAAHSALRVFRDGSLRPDSVEIEFGVRLSAEAGALITKSAVEGHLVVKLSWKPEGSGQDGSRSGLDTASGTTHGTGGTPGNGAAPGVSGTAARS, from the coding sequence ATGGACGGTTTGGTGGAGTTCGAGACCGAGGACGGGGCGCTGGTCGTCGTGGAGGCGGTGGACGAGAGATCCGGTTCCCGGCTCGTGTCCCGCGACGACGGCACGGTGCGGGCCACACGCACCTTCGAGGGCGCGCTGGAGGGCGTACGGGCCGCCGCGCACTCGGCGCTGCGGGTGTTCCGCGACGGGAGCCTGCGGCCCGACTCCGTCGAGATCGAGTTCGGGGTCAGACTCAGCGCGGAGGCGGGCGCGTTGATCACGAAGAGCGCGGTCGAGGGCCACCTGGTGGTCAAACTCTCGTGGAAGCCGGAGGGGTCCGGGCAGGACGGCTCCCGGTCCGGCCTCGACACGGCTTCCGGAACGACGCACGGGACGGGGGGCACGCCCGGGAACGGGGCGGCGCCCGGGGTGTCGGGGACAGCCGCGCGGTCATGA